The Roseovarius sp. EL26 genome has a window encoding:
- a CDS encoding LysE family translocator, with protein sequence MDALASFLLAAFALTGSPGPNTLSAAAVGASFGRLNGLKYVTGLSAGVGLVILITGTGVSATILALPGIAPMITVCALIYFLYLAYKIATALPLNTPTQEASTAPTWYAGVFLSLANPKAYAAMAALFSGHALLHDNALADAAIKAALALIVVCIVNLLWLSVGAGLAQYLQNPRTSRMINVSFALLLLLSILAVTLG encoded by the coding sequence ATGGATGCCCTTGCCTCATTCCTTCTTGCCGCCTTTGCCCTTACCGGCAGCCCCGGCCCCAACACGCTGAGTGCTGCTGCGGTCGGCGCATCATTCGGTCGGTTAAACGGGCTAAAGTACGTAACCGGACTTAGCGCCGGTGTTGGGTTGGTGATTCTCATCACAGGTACTGGTGTTTCGGCTACAATCTTGGCTCTGCCGGGTATTGCCCCCATGATCACTGTATGTGCCTTGATCTATTTTCTCTATCTTGCCTACAAGATCGCAACCGCACTGCCCCTGAATACCCCAACCCAAGAGGCGTCGACTGCCCCTACATGGTATGCGGGCGTCTTTTTATCGCTTGCAAACCCCAAAGCCTATGCTGCCATGGCTGCCTTATTCTCCGGCCATGCCTTACTCCATGACAATGCGTTGGCGGACGCCGCGATAAAGGCAGCACTGGCCTTGATCGTCGTTTGCATCGTTAATCTTCTCTGGCTCTCGGTTGGCGCGGGATTGGCGCAATATTTACAGAACCCACGTACCTCTCGCATGATCAACGTAAGTTTCGCCTTGCTTTTACTGCTATCCATTCTTGCTGTAACTCTCGGTTAA
- a CDS encoding fructose bisphosphate aldolase: MSKQDQRNKIATGDGFIAALDQSGGSTPKALKLYGVEADQYSSDAEMYDMIHAMRSRIAQSPSFGGDRIVGAILFEMTMDRQIDGKPSATYLWDTKGVVPFLKVDKGLADEANSVQLMKPMPDLDTLLDRANAASIYGTKMRSVINAANEVGIAAVVAQQFEVGKAILAKGLMPIIEPEVTITISDKAAAEDILLTEITKQLDALPEGQEVMLKLTLPETANHYKPLVDHSKVLKVVALSGGYSRDEANNRLSQNTGMIASFSRALTEGLSAPQSDAEFDGTLNDTITSIHAASVAG; this comes from the coding sequence ATGTCGAAACAGGATCAGCGCAACAAGATCGCAACCGGCGATGGCTTTATCGCAGCTTTAGACCAGTCCGGTGGTTCCACTCCCAAAGCGCTCAAGCTCTACGGTGTTGAAGCAGATCAATACAGTTCGGACGCTGAAATGTATGACATGATCCACGCCATGCGGTCACGCATCGCGCAATCGCCTTCTTTTGGTGGCGATCGTATCGTCGGCGCGATTCTGTTTGAGATGACCATGGACCGCCAGATTGATGGCAAACCCTCAGCCACTTACCTGTGGGACACCAAAGGTGTCGTGCCTTTTCTAAAAGTCGACAAAGGTTTGGCTGATGAGGCCAACAGCGTGCAACTAATGAAGCCAATGCCGGATCTTGATACCCTTTTGGATCGCGCCAATGCTGCCAGCATCTACGGCACCAAGATGCGCTCAGTGATCAATGCCGCCAACGAAGTTGGAATTGCCGCTGTTGTAGCGCAGCAGTTCGAGGTCGGCAAAGCCATCCTAGCCAAAGGCCTGATGCCAATCATTGAACCTGAAGTGACCATCACCATTTCGGACAAAGCTGCGGCCGAAGACATCTTATTGACTGAGATCACAAAGCAGTTGGATGCCCTGCCCGAAGGTCAGGAAGTCATGCTCAAGCTGACGCTGCCTGAAACGGCCAACCACTACAAGCCACTGGTTGATCATTCTAAGGTGCTAAAAGTTGTTGCCCTGTCCGGCGGTTATAGCCGTGATGAAGCCAACAACCGCCTGTCACAAAACACCGGCATGATCGCCAGTTTCTCGCGCGCCCTGACTGAGGGGTTGAGCGCCCCACAAAGCGATGCAGAGTTTGATGGAACGTTGAATGACACCATCACCAGCATCCACGCGGCCTCTGTCGCGGGTTAA
- a CDS encoding DUF4062 domain-containing protein, producing the protein MQDKMKLIRVFIGSPGGLEDERRAAHAIVEEVNRDHSEHWGCHFKLLGWEDTVPGYQRPQSKINEDLDRCDYFIGVLWNRWGTTPTNDPAGYTSGFEEEFHRAERRIQEGKMKDMLLLFKKVEIPAELEPGEDLKKVRDFRQQQIDGKRNYFRDFEDLSGFKDAIRSKLNDIGWKEAGHDRTVADDDSAPTNRAEPEHSESTQEASENAGLLEGEARSFVTGFLSKSDAWEETSPHEIARFRLIATSVSRSGNDELYLSNHDANLMFRHYRNEKLSDQEFTALIDSGVAGFEHSNVPLWRWVAKGDMLDHALFFRLRLLATVGEDREKVNSIKVLQLLGSGIPSHDSEFNVANVLRWWFAEGSSEPTFNAAISFLATNATESELPFVEQALSEAPESRRDRIEGAIVGILSRVSVDKALKRVCERGVDRIPEPVVKRLFNSAASLSTDTLLECLSAKSDSVRVPSAQLLADRSEIKLETAQTLLTDSNLDIRLVAAEVLHKLGLPLDEEVAKTALTQKKNVGRGLLGLSMTAERDTTRYDAYRQNRLLEMSETELRDRASKKLIFQSDELAALFDKFRSKAAIQKELRQNLSDGFEKYFQARIAAAREKYGADDKVISDSENLSTYYRLRLSSLALEALCRLQKRDDLDLVRQVLTEFEVAASPNILSYFKKFGEWRDITTVDGMSNVARNTNALLALASVDYSAERASTILQIGKTRLSDLLELELKHPTRLALLKKIPATSLRELHDDVLLRELSRDDNESRIVFALRCVQALPKSRVAGLLDRYMDADAQRYYNSIHWLDLGASLPTRIAKSVAARALEQR; encoded by the coding sequence ATGCAGGACAAAATGAAACTTATTCGAGTGTTCATCGGTTCGCCGGGTGGTTTGGAGGACGAACGCCGTGCTGCTCATGCAATCGTTGAAGAGGTAAATCGAGACCATAGTGAGCACTGGGGTTGCCACTTTAAACTACTTGGATGGGAAGACACGGTTCCCGGCTATCAACGACCGCAATCTAAAATCAATGAAGACCTAGATCGTTGCGACTATTTTATTGGCGTTTTGTGGAATAGATGGGGAACAACACCTACAAACGATCCCGCTGGATACACTTCAGGGTTTGAAGAAGAATTTCACCGCGCTGAACGTAGAATCCAAGAGGGCAAGATGAAGGACATGCTTCTCTTGTTCAAAAAAGTCGAGATTCCTGCTGAGCTTGAACCGGGAGAAGACCTGAAAAAGGTTCGCGATTTTCGACAGCAGCAAATCGACGGTAAGCGTAACTATTTCAGAGATTTTGAAGACCTGAGTGGATTCAAAGATGCTATTCGCAGCAAGCTAAATGACATCGGCTGGAAAGAGGCTGGGCATGATCGAACCGTCGCTGACGATGACAGCGCGCCGACAAACAGGGCCGAACCTGAACATTCGGAAAGCACTCAAGAAGCATCTGAAAATGCGGGACTTCTTGAGGGCGAAGCCCGGTCTTTCGTCACTGGATTCTTAAGCAAGTCGGACGCTTGGGAGGAAACAAGTCCACACGAAATTGCTCGCTTTAGGTTAATTGCCACGTCAGTTTCTCGCTCAGGAAATGACGAACTTTATTTGAGCAATCACGACGCAAACTTGATGTTCCGACACTACAGGAACGAGAAGCTTTCAGATCAAGAATTTACGGCACTTATTGATAGTGGTGTAGCCGGCTTTGAGCATAGTAATGTGCCTCTTTGGCGGTGGGTGGCCAAAGGGGACATGCTAGACCATGCCTTGTTTTTTCGTCTTAGACTGCTGGCGACCGTTGGCGAGGATCGCGAGAAGGTAAACTCGATTAAGGTCCTACAATTATTGGGAAGTGGAATCCCTTCGCACGACTCGGAGTTCAACGTGGCCAATGTTTTGAGGTGGTGGTTTGCCGAAGGTTCGAGCGAACCAACCTTCAATGCAGCGATTTCTTTTTTGGCGACGAATGCGACGGAGTCTGAATTACCGTTCGTCGAGCAGGCGCTTTCTGAAGCTCCTGAAAGCCGAAGAGATAGGATCGAAGGGGCAATCGTTGGAATCCTTTCAAGAGTAAGTGTGGATAAGGCACTCAAGAGAGTGTGCGAGCGCGGGGTTGACAGAATCCCAGAACCTGTTGTGAAACGTTTGTTTAATAGCGCCGCTTCACTTTCGACAGATACATTACTGGAATGCCTGTCTGCGAAATCTGATAGTGTAAGAGTTCCTTCAGCGCAGTTGCTGGCGGACCGATCCGAAATTAAACTTGAAACAGCTCAGACACTCCTCACGGATAGTAATCTGGATATTCGTCTTGTGGCAGCGGAAGTGCTTCATAAATTGGGATTACCACTAGATGAGGAAGTTGCCAAAACCGCTCTCACACAGAAGAAAAATGTAGGTCGAGGGCTACTTGGTCTTTCCATGACTGCCGAGCGAGATACCACGAGGTATGACGCATATAGGCAAAACCGTCTGTTGGAAATGAGCGAAACAGAATTAAGAGATCGGGCCTCCAAAAAGCTAATTTTTCAAAGTGACGAGCTTGCGGCGTTATTCGACAAATTTCGCTCGAAAGCAGCGATACAGAAGGAGCTTCGACAGAATCTGTCGGATGGGTTTGAGAAATACTTTCAAGCACGGATTGCGGCTGCGAGAGAAAAATATGGCGCAGATGACAAAGTTATCTCTGACTCTGAGAACCTATCTACATATTACCGACTTCGACTTTCCAGTTTAGCACTTGAGGCGCTTTGTCGCCTTCAAAAACGTGACGACCTGGATTTGGTTAGGCAGGTACTGACAGAGTTTGAAGTTGCCGCTAGTCCAAACATTTTATCATACTTCAAGAAGTTTGGTGAGTGGCGCGATATCACTACGGTTGATGGTATGAGCAACGTCGCCCGAAACACGAATGCTCTTCTAGCGTTAGCGTCCGTGGACTATTCGGCTGAACGAGCATCGACCATTTTGCAGATTGGAAAGACGCGCCTGTCTGATCTTTTGGAATTGGAATTAAAGCATCCGACAAGACTTGCGTTGCTCAAAAAAATACCCGCTACCAGCTTGAGGGAACTACACGACGATGTTCTTCTGCGCGAGTTGAGCAGAGACGATAATGAAAGCCGGATCGTGTTTGCCCTGAGATGTGTTCAGGCATTGCCAAAGTCGCGGGTCGCCGGATTGCTAGACCGATATATGGATGCAGACGCGCAGCGATACTACAACAGCATTCATTGGCTTGATCTTGGAGCGTCATTGCCGACTCGCATTGCCAAGTCTGTTGCAGCTAGAGCACTTGAACAACGTTGA
- a CDS encoding SDR family oxidoreductase: protein MQNWTLITGASEGLGVEFARLAAAEGRNLILTARSEGKLNTLAQELRNGTIQVEVIPADLADPAQVINLWNLAIEGRQIDVLVNNAGLGRHGQFGNGADWAREQSSIQVNVLALSYLMKQAIPHMQGAGGGKILNVASVAGFMPGPNMAIYHATKAFVLSLSEAVAEEIGSNNVTITALCPGATHTSFFDAADMGGVRLLKLNKPMSATSVAQTGWQAMHRGKRVVVPGLLNKLFAFSPRISPRRLVTLISNTVMGKTH, encoded by the coding sequence ATGCAAAACTGGACATTGATCACAGGGGCATCAGAGGGGCTGGGTGTTGAGTTCGCCCGCCTTGCCGCCGCTGAGGGACGCAATCTTATTTTGACCGCCCGATCCGAGGGTAAACTTAACACCCTTGCGCAGGAGTTGCGCAACGGCACTATACAGGTTGAAGTGATCCCCGCCGATCTTGCTGATCCAGCACAAGTCATCAACCTGTGGAACTTGGCTATTGAAGGCCGCCAAATCGACGTATTAGTCAACAATGCCGGCCTGGGACGACACGGCCAATTTGGCAATGGCGCGGACTGGGCGCGCGAGCAGAGTTCCATACAGGTCAACGTTCTGGCACTCAGCTACCTGATGAAACAGGCTATTCCGCATATGCAAGGCGCGGGCGGCGGAAAAATTCTCAACGTGGCCTCGGTTGCGGGGTTTATGCCGGGCCCTAACATGGCGATCTATCACGCCACCAAGGCTTTTGTTCTATCGCTATCCGAGGCTGTCGCTGAAGAGATCGGCAGCAACAACGTAACTATCACCGCTCTATGCCCCGGGGCCACTCATACCTCCTTTTTCGATGCGGCCGATATGGGCGGTGTACGGCTGCTGAAGCTGAACAAGCCGATGTCAGCTACATCCGTGGCGCAAACCGGCTGGCAGGCCATGCATCGCGGGAAGCGTGTAGTTGTGCCCGGCTTGCTGAATAAGCTGTTTGCCTTTTCTCCCCGCATTTCGCCGCGCCGGTTGGTGACTTTAATCTCGAACACGGTGATGGGCAAAACCCATTAA
- a CDS encoding GntR family transcriptional regulator gives MNSNIPNHISTTLENEIINGHLMPGALLQQEELAERFGVSRQPVRAALDILGAKGLAERRSNRTVEVCKLHSEAGHEALAIRKLLEPEALAASMPKLSPQDLLAAKQAQERFEIETTPANLAQHDADFHMALYGRCENTVLLRLISDLRRLNQRAYLGQPLGSQARDHCIASHWQLLDAVSANDTTIATQLLLLHFDISKARDT, from the coding sequence ATGAATTCAAATATACCAAACCACATCTCAACCACGCTTGAAAATGAGATCATCAACGGCCACTTGATGCCCGGTGCCTTGCTGCAACAAGAAGAGCTGGCCGAGCGTTTTGGCGTCAGCAGACAACCGGTTAGAGCTGCATTGGATATCCTTGGTGCAAAGGGGTTGGCAGAACGTCGGTCAAACCGGACGGTCGAAGTGTGCAAACTGCATAGCGAAGCAGGACACGAAGCATTGGCTATCCGCAAATTGCTCGAGCCTGAAGCTCTAGCCGCATCGATGCCAAAGCTATCCCCTCAGGATCTATTGGCGGCAAAGCAAGCACAGGAACGATTTGAAATCGAAACTACACCTGCGAATCTGGCGCAGCACGATGCCGATTTTCACATGGCGCTATATGGTCGTTGTGAAAACACCGTTCTATTGCGGCTAATCAGTGATTTGCGTCGTCTCAATCAGCGCGCTTATCTTGGCCAGCCTCTGGGTTCTCAAGCACGTGATCATTGCATCGCATCACACTGGCAGTTGTTGGATGCGGTATCAGCCAACGACACAACCATAGCAACCCAGCTACTTTTGCTACATTTTGACATCTCAAAGGCGCGCGACACATGA
- a CDS encoding tyrosine-type recombinase/integrase, which yields MTKRELPKHAYRQRNGIYFQRRGWPSRKFQNEFSTPEFWKEYADILAGRAEPKRINVRNFSALIKNYRSSPRYKRLKPRTALDYDKYLDFFLSIMADTNPANMKRKDVIRLRDANASKPYFANYSLRVLRVVMEHCVDLGWRDNNPAKGVSEIKTEKQEREPWPHELLQTYRDSCPLGTRERLVMELCVGTGQRIGDVLEMRWSDIQEGGFVIRQNKTGKELWVPILPELQAALDAASRHSVFILTNERGINRWSYRGASQAVRNVREQIGAVRYDIHSWRYNAACELVEAGCGDDLVASVTGQSPAMVQHYTKKVRQRIRAVKAQRMRKEQGR from the coding sequence ATGACAAAGCGTGAGTTACCGAAGCATGCCTATCGCCAGCGCAACGGGATTTACTTCCAGCGGCGCGGCTGGCCGTCCCGCAAGTTTCAAAACGAATTCAGCACCCCCGAGTTTTGGAAAGAATACGCGGATATTCTCGCGGGTCGAGCGGAACCAAAGCGGATTAATGTGCGCAATTTCTCGGCGCTCATCAAAAATTACCGTAGCTCGCCCCGGTACAAGCGGCTCAAGCCTCGGACTGCGCTGGATTACGACAAGTATTTAGATTTCTTCCTGTCGATCATGGCGGATACTAACCCGGCAAACATGAAGCGCAAGGATGTGATCCGGCTTCGCGATGCGAATGCAAGCAAACCTTACTTTGCAAATTACTCCCTGCGCGTTTTGCGCGTGGTCATGGAGCATTGTGTTGACCTTGGTTGGCGGGACAACAACCCGGCCAAGGGGGTATCTGAGATAAAAACGGAAAAGCAGGAGCGGGAACCGTGGCCTCACGAGCTTTTGCAAACTTATCGGGATTCGTGCCCACTGGGGACGCGGGAACGGCTTGTGATGGAGCTTTGCGTCGGCACGGGGCAACGTATCGGGGATGTGCTTGAAATGCGCTGGTCCGATATTCAGGAGGGCGGTTTTGTCATTCGTCAGAACAAGACCGGTAAAGAACTCTGGGTTCCGATCCTCCCTGAGCTCCAAGCAGCGTTAGATGCCGCAAGTCGCCATTCTGTATTCATCCTGACAAATGAGCGGGGTATCAACCGCTGGTCCTATCGCGGTGCCTCACAGGCTGTCAGAAACGTCAGGGAGCAGATTGGCGCGGTGCGCTACGACATCCATAGCTGGCGCTACAACGCTGCATGTGAGCTTGTCGAAGCGGGTTGTGGCGACGATTTGGTAGCATCGGTAACGGGGCAAAGCCCGGCAATGGTGCAACACTACACGAAGAAAGTGCGCCAACGGATTAGAGCCGTGAAGGCGCAGCGAATGCGGAAGGAACAGGGCCGCTAG
- a CDS encoding antibiotic biosynthesis monooxygenase — translation MNDRFTKTPEPPYYAVIFTNQLSENDGGYETMGNKMFEMALDQPGCLGAESTRDSSGLGITVSYWKDEAALSEWKANAKHLVAQNMGIEQWYAHYELRVAKVERAYNGPTGRSVK, via the coding sequence ATGAATGACCGTTTCACCAAAACCCCAGAACCGCCCTATTACGCCGTGATTTTCACCAATCAATTAAGCGAAAATGACGGCGGCTATGAGACCATGGGCAATAAAATGTTCGAGATGGCGTTAGATCAACCTGGCTGTCTAGGTGCAGAAAGCACAAGAGATTCAAGCGGCTTGGGCATCACAGTGTCCTATTGGAAGGACGAGGCCGCGCTATCGGAGTGGAAAGCAAACGCCAAACATCTGGTGGCACAAAACATGGGGATTGAACAGTGGTATGCCCATTATGAATTGCGGGTTGCTAAGGTCGAACGCGCTTATAATGGCCCCACAGGACGATCGGTCAAGTAG
- a CDS encoding type 1 glutamine amidotransferase has protein sequence MKIGILMTGHALPEVQEDRGDYDSMFAKLLDGYGFDFETYDVVNESYPSSPQEMDGWIITGSKHGAYEDHPWIPPLEEFIRATHTAGVPMVGICFGHQIIAQALGGKVVKFEGGWAVGGTDYDIEGQGMNLNAWHQDQVVELPKDAKVIGSNDFCANAALMYGNTIYTIQPHPEFDAKIMEHLINLRGKGLLPEDQLESATQKLSEVTNSNVIADRIARVFRQEA, from the coding sequence ATGAAAATCGGCATCCTGATGACAGGACACGCCCTCCCCGAAGTCCAAGAAGATCGCGGGGATTATGATTCAATGTTCGCCAAGCTGTTGGACGGATACGGCTTCGACTTTGAAACTTACGACGTTGTAAACGAGTCCTACCCCAGCAGTCCCCAAGAGATGGATGGTTGGATCATCACCGGCTCTAAACACGGTGCATATGAAGACCACCCTTGGATCCCCCCGTTGGAGGAGTTCATCCGTGCGACCCATACCGCTGGTGTTCCGATGGTTGGCATCTGCTTTGGCCACCAGATCATCGCGCAGGCCCTTGGCGGTAAGGTGGTGAAATTCGAAGGCGGTTGGGCCGTTGGCGGCACTGATTACGATATCGAAGGGCAAGGCATGAACCTGAATGCTTGGCATCAGGATCAGGTTGTTGAGTTACCCAAAGATGCCAAGGTCATCGGTTCAAATGACTTTTGCGCCAATGCGGCGCTGATGTATGGAAATACGATTTATACCATTCAACCCCACCCTGAGTTCGACGCGAAGATCATGGAACATCTGATCAATCTGCGTGGGAAGGGGCTTTTGCCCGAGGACCAACTTGAGTCCGCGACGCAGAAACTCTCAGAGGTGACAAATAGCAATGTGATTGCCGACCGCATCGCGCGGGTTTTCCGGCAGGAGGCTTAA
- a CDS encoding glutamine synthetase family protein, giving the protein MKNWNQNLPQAAQDYLDGKRLDEVECIISDLPGIARGKAVPATKFIKQDYFHLPDSIFYQTITGDWGEAADDDGFIEKDMILKPDFETATAAPWTGDWTLQVIHDAYDRDDNPIPFSPRNVLKRVVQLYHDKGWTPVVAPEMEFFLVARNIDPAQEIKPMMGRSGRPAAARQAYSMTAVDEFGPVIDDIYDFAEAQGFEIDGITQEGGAGQLEINLLHGDPVKLADEVFYFKRLIREAALRHDCFATFMAKPIEDEPGSAMHIHHSILDIETGENIFSNADGTATDAFYHFIAGIQNHMPAGLAVMAPYVNSYRRYVKDHAAPINLEWAGDNRTTGIRVPLSGPKARRVENRIAGMDCNPYLGIAVSLATGYLGLIEQTKPRDEFKGDAYEGDGDIPQVMGDALDMFEGAKALHEVLGPEFARVYSIVKRAEYEEFLQVISPWEREHLLMNV; this is encoded by the coding sequence ATGAAAAACTGGAACCAAAACCTGCCACAGGCAGCGCAAGATTATCTGGACGGCAAACGTCTGGACGAGGTGGAATGCATCATTTCTGACCTGCCCGGCATTGCCCGCGGCAAGGCTGTTCCTGCCACAAAATTTATCAAGCAAGACTATTTCCACCTTCCCGATTCGATCTTTTACCAGACCATCACCGGCGACTGGGGTGAAGCGGCGGATGATGATGGTTTCATCGAAAAAGATATGATCCTGAAACCTGATTTTGAGACGGCAACTGCCGCCCCTTGGACCGGTGACTGGACACTGCAGGTGATACATGACGCCTATGACCGTGATGACAATCCGATCCCGTTTTCACCACGTAATGTGCTAAAACGTGTGGTTCAGCTTTATCATGATAAGGGATGGACACCAGTTGTGGCCCCGGAAATGGAGTTCTTCCTTGTTGCGCGCAACATTGATCCGGCGCAAGAAATCAAACCTATGATGGGCCGCTCTGGTCGTCCGGCTGCTGCACGCCAAGCCTATTCGATGACCGCCGTTGATGAATTCGGCCCGGTGATTGATGACATCTACGACTTTGCCGAGGCACAGGGTTTCGAAATTGACGGCATCACCCAAGAGGGTGGCGCAGGTCAGTTGGAAATTAATCTGCTGCACGGTGACCCGGTGAAATTGGCGGATGAAGTGTTTTATTTCAAACGCTTAATCCGTGAGGCCGCGTTGCGTCACGACTGCTTTGCCACCTTCATGGCCAAACCGATCGAAGACGAGCCCGGCAGTGCGATGCATATCCATCATTCTATTCTAGATATCGAAACCGGCGAAAACATCTTCTCGAATGCGGATGGCACAGCAACTGATGCGTTCTATCACTTCATTGCGGGTATCCAGAACCATATGCCGGCTGGTCTTGCGGTAATGGCGCCTTATGTGAACTCTTATCGTCGTTACGTGAAAGATCATGCTGCCCCAATCAATCTGGAATGGGCTGGTGACAACCGGACAACAGGTATTCGCGTGCCTCTGTCCGGCCCCAAGGCACGGCGCGTTGAAAACCGTATCGCCGGGATGGATTGCAATCCCTATCTGGGCATCGCAGTTTCATTGGCCACTGGTTATCTTGGACTGATCGAGCAAACAAAACCACGCGACGAGTTCAAAGGTGACGCATACGAGGGTGACGGTGATATCCCTCAAGTCATGGGCGATGCACTGGATATGTTTGAAGGCGCCAAGGCTCTGCATGAGGTCTTAGGTCCTGAATTTGCACGGGTTTATTCCATCGTGAAACGCGCGGAATATGAAGAGTTCCTGCAGGTCATCTCGCCGTGGGAACGTGAACACCTGTTGATGAACGTCTGA
- a CDS encoding glutamine synthetase family protein, translated as MDLSEYHTFRVAGCDLNGQMRGKRVPGSYASKLDKGAVRMPLSALNVDIAGADIENSPLVFKTGDADGILKPTDRGPVPLPWLNSEQALVPMGMYWEDGRRFEGDPRHVLVDVLNRYKAKGWSVVAATELEFTLVDDRGDTLTPARNPYTDRMLETPEVLSLTQMDYFDDFLSGLYDSCKAMGIPAQTTTSEAGIGQFEVTLNHQDALRAADDTWLFKTLIRGLARKHGFAATFMAKPFADDSGNGMHMHFSVLDENGTNIFDNGGEDGSETLHQAIAGCIKAMQASTLIFAPHANSYERLVPGAHAPTSICWGYENRTVAVRVPGGPSIARRIEHRVAGGDINPYLNFAVVLGAAIHGVEHKLHPPSPVSGNAYEQELPQLATDWTSAIDLFEIDPVIADIFPADLIRNLVISKRQDQRLMAETSPKDHWRTYLDVV; from the coding sequence ATGGACCTGAGTGAATATCATACCTTCCGCGTTGCAGGTTGTGACTTGAATGGACAGATGCGGGGTAAACGTGTGCCCGGCAGCTATGCATCGAAACTGGATAAGGGCGCCGTGCGGATGCCGCTGTCGGCGCTGAATGTTGATATTGCTGGAGCGGATATTGAAAACTCTCCACTGGTGTTTAAAACCGGCGATGCCGACGGTATTTTAAAACCCACCGACCGCGGGCCTGTGCCATTGCCATGGCTAAACAGCGAACAAGCATTGGTGCCTATGGGGATGTATTGGGAAGATGGCCGCCGATTCGAAGGCGATCCGCGCCACGTGCTGGTAGATGTGCTTAACCGCTACAAAGCCAAAGGCTGGAGCGTTGTAGCCGCAACAGAGTTGGAATTTACACTGGTGGATGATCGCGGGGACACCTTAACACCTGCACGTAACCCCTACACCGACCGCATGCTGGAAACGCCCGAAGTTCTGTCATTGACCCAGATGGATTACTTCGATGACTTTCTTTCTGGCCTATATGACAGTTGCAAGGCGATGGGCATCCCTGCCCAAACCACAACAAGCGAAGCAGGAATTGGTCAGTTCGAAGTAACGCTAAACCATCAAGACGCCTTGCGCGCGGCTGATGATACATGGTTATTCAAAACGCTGATCAGGGGTCTTGCCCGCAAGCATGGGTTTGCAGCCACCTTTATGGCGAAACCTTTTGCCGACGATTCTGGAAACGGCATGCATATGCACTTCTCGGTGCTAGATGAAAATGGCACGAACATCTTTGACAATGGTGGTGAGGACGGCAGTGAAACGCTTCATCAGGCCATCGCAGGCTGCATTAAAGCGATGCAGGCCAGCACACTAATATTTGCCCCACACGCCAACAGCTATGAACGGCTTGTACCCGGCGCACATGCGCCCACAAGTATTTGTTGGGGTTATGAAAATCGGACTGTCGCCGTTCGTGTTCCGGGCGGCCCTTCTATTGCACGCCGGATAGAGCACCGGGTCGCTGGAGGAGACATTAACCCCTACCTGAACTTCGCCGTTGTCCTTGGCGCCGCAATTCACGGGGTTGAACACAAGTTGCACCCCCCATCGCCAGTAAGCGGAAATGCCTATGAACAAGAGCTTCCGCAGCTTGCCACTGATTGGACTAGCGCTATCGACCTGTTCGAAATCGATCCGGTAATCGCCGACATTTTCCCAGCAGATCTGATACGCAATCTCGTCATATCAAAACGTCAGGACCAGCGTTTAATGGCTGAAACCTCTCCCAAAGATCACTGGAGAACATATCTGGACGTTGTATGA